One stretch of Pararhizobium qamdonense DNA includes these proteins:
- a CDS encoding DUF1214 domain-containing protein: MFRIPLLVALALAVAFGAGIASSVSALKATVGFGAIALGPWVAFPEAQTENTDPYAKAHRARAGKLLYGGAEGLQFTAAIDSNGQKLSSDCTYDIDGITPPARFWTLYATHANDQPMKTGAELPAATNAWTVLRKPDSSFVIHVSPVAQPGNWLAIRRVGAFKLVLTLLDTPTAGSSGLIDLTMPKIVRTGCTDA; this comes from the coding sequence TTGTTCCGCATCCCCCTCCTCGTCGCCCTTGCCCTTGCGGTCGCCTTTGGCGCCGGTATTGCGTCGAGCGTCTCCGCCTTGAAAGCCACGGTCGGCTTCGGGGCAATTGCGCTTGGGCCCTGGGTTGCCTTTCCCGAGGCGCAGACGGAAAATACCGACCCTTACGCCAAGGCGCACCGGGCGCGCGCCGGCAAGCTGCTTTATGGCGGCGCCGAAGGCCTGCAATTCACCGCAGCCATCGACAGCAACGGGCAAAAACTGTCTTCCGATTGCACCTATGATATTGACGGCATCACGCCGCCTGCCCGCTTCTGGACGCTTTACGCGACCCATGCCAATGATCAGCCGATGAAGACCGGGGCGGAACTGCCGGCGGCAACCAATGCCTGGACGGTGCTGCGCAAGCCCGACAGTTCCTTCGTCATCCATGTCTCGCCGGTGGCCCAGCCCGGCAACTGGCTGGCCATCCGCCGCGTCGGCGCCTTCAAGCTGGTTTTGACGCTGCTCGATACCCCGACGGCCGGCTCGTCCGGGTTGATCGATCTGACCATGCCGAAGATCGTCAGGACGGGGTGCACCGATGCGTAG
- a CDS encoding DUF1254 domain-containing protein, whose protein sequence is MRSALFAILVGLVGAALLHIVIILALPNFTGRDAYSRVLGLYEMDSFFPLSTEPGATGLANDDPFLRVAVCGFSVDGGPARFIAKGSVPFWSVAIYDANSNEIFSMNDHTAVNGNLDLVMATPIQLIDLRKTPPASLAQSILVSMPDEEGYAVLRALAPTDSYEETVRNFLAESSCEPFRR, encoded by the coding sequence ATGCGTAGTGCGCTTTTTGCCATCCTGGTAGGCCTTGTCGGGGCAGCCCTGCTGCATATCGTCATCATTCTCGCTCTGCCGAATTTTACCGGCAGGGATGCCTATAGCCGGGTGCTTGGCCTCTACGAGATGGACAGCTTCTTTCCGCTCTCAACCGAGCCGGGAGCGACGGGGCTTGCCAATGACGATCCGTTCCTGCGGGTTGCCGTCTGCGGATTTTCGGTCGATGGCGGGCCGGCCCGCTTTATCGCGAAAGGCTCCGTGCCCTTCTGGTCGGTCGCCATCTACGATGCCAATTCCAACGAGATTTTCTCCATGAACGACCATACGGCCGTCAACGGCAATCTCGATCTGGTCATGGCGACGCCGATCCAGCTTATCGATCTGCGAAAGACACCCCCCGCAAGCCTTGCCCAGTCGATCCTGGTATCGATGCCGGACGAGGAAGGCTACGCCGTCCTTCGCGCGCTGGCACCCACCGATAGCTATGAGGAAACCGTGCGAAACTTCCTGGCCGAATCCAGCTGCGAACCATTTCGGCGATAG
- a CDS encoding Uma2 family endonuclease, which produces MQAMEHDRVSAEDFLEWVLSQAGRYELVDGYVIEMMAGAKQSHNVVVSNIVSSLGPQSKPGGCRTTSSDTAVQTLASTIRYPDIVVDCGPPDPDAMVAESPTLVVEVSSPGTSSVDTTDKLDEYREHPAVRLIMFVEPSSVLVKLYRRDSEGAWGSEKYDDLESAIDMPEIGASLAISEIYDTLTPRTRPRLHLIEEINGQKPR; this is translated from the coding sequence ATGCAAGCTATGGAACACGATCGTGTCTCGGCGGAGGATTTCCTCGAGTGGGTTCTCAGCCAAGCGGGCCGATACGAGCTAGTTGATGGTTATGTCATCGAGATGATGGCTGGTGCAAAGCAGAGCCACAACGTCGTCGTTTCGAACATCGTTTCCTCACTGGGGCCGCAATCGAAGCCTGGCGGCTGCCGAACGACTTCAAGCGACACAGCCGTCCAGACGCTGGCGAGCACCATTCGGTACCCCGACATCGTCGTGGACTGCGGTCCTCCCGACCCGGACGCGATGGTTGCCGAAAGCCCCACACTTGTGGTGGAAGTTTCGTCCCCAGGCACGAGTTCAGTGGACACCACCGACAAGCTCGACGAATACCGGGAACATCCGGCGGTCCGGCTCATCATGTTCGTCGAGCCGAGCAGTGTCCTCGTCAAGCTCTACAGACGCGACAGCGAAGGAGCGTGGGGATCCGAGAAGTACGATGACCTTGAAAGCGCGATCGACATGCCGGAGATCGGCGCTTCTCTCGCGATATCCGAAATTTATGACACGCTCACGCCTCGCACTCGTCCACGCTTGCATTTGATTGAGGAGATCAACGGTCAAAAACCGCGTTGA